The genomic DNA CTTCAGCGGCGATGATATGGTCCCCCGCCTGGACGACAGACAGGATCCCTACGAGGATCGCAGATAACCCGGATGAAGCAGCGACTCCCGCCGGTGCCCCTTCAAGGGCTGCTACGAGACCACCCAATTCATCAGGATTGGGATTCCCCGTCCTTGTATATAGATAAGGTGATTTCCCTTCATAGAACCCTTCCAGTTCCTCCAGTGAGGAAAAGGAAAAGGCGGATGTTTGATAGATCGGTGTTGTTTTACTTTTGATTTCTTCTGTTCCTTTTAGCTGGCTATGTACGACCTTGGTGGTGAAATTCATCTTGTGGCCATCCTCTCTCTACGAAAATAGGTATGTAGAAAAGTGTACCATATTCAGAAGATTCCGAGAAGAAAAGAGGTTCAATTCATGCCTTCTACCATCTCTTTCATCATTTCCTGATTCATCGGGCCAAGGATTTTGTGCTGGATGATCCCCTTCGAGTCGATCATGAACGTGGTCGGAATCGTAATGATGCTGTAGGCATCCCCGACGGCTCCGTCTTCATCAAGAAGCACCGGGAAGGTGATCTTGTATCCGTCCACGAACTTTTGCGCCGCACCATCCACATGCTCCTGAGACGTGAGATTCACGGCCAGGATCTCTGCGTCGGGTTCTTCCTGATAATAATCCTCCATATGGGGCATCTCAGCTTTGCAGGGAGGACACCACGTCGCCCAGAAGTTCAAGATGACCTTCTGTCCCTTGTAATCCGAGAGGCGCACTTCTTTTCCCTCCAGTGTGGTCAAGGTGAAATCCGGGGGCTGATCGCCCTTTGAAAGCCCCTTCTCCACATCGGACAAATCCATGGATTCACTCGCAAGCTGGGCTGCTGCTTCCTTTTCCTTCTGATCCTGCTGATGCCGGACAAAATTCACCAGGAAGATGGCGATCAGGACACCGATGAGTGCCAATGATAGTATTCGTTTGTTCATATGATCCCTTCCTTTATACGCCGGGCCTCCGCACAGCCTTTCTGGCAATCAAATAGTAAATGGTCTCTCTCAAATAGCCTTTTTCCACTTCATATCCCGCCGACTGAAGCTTCCTCATCAGATCATCGGAAGGAAGGCGGTCCTCCTGTGGGAGCGCTTCCGTTTCAATGATCAGCCACAGACCGTCATCCCTGAGCATATCCCTCAGATCCTGGATCACTTTGACGAGGTTCGGCAGCTCATGCAGCACGAATCTCGTAATGACCTTATGAAGCGTGTTCTGTGAAAAATGGATGTATTCAAGTGACATATGTTCATATAAGATGTTTTCTACCCGCATTTCATCTGCGCGCCTCTTCAGTTCTTCAAGGGCTCCCCGATCGAGGTCGACGGCATGCACATCTGTATTCACGATGCGCGCAATCGGAATCGTCAGAAAGCCTGTGCCACAGCCAAGGTCGGCTACATGATCCCTTTCATTCAACTTCAGTAGGTCCAGCAGCTCTTCTGGCGTAATCGGTTTTGTTTCGGCAGCCATGGGGACTCCTCCTTTAGCATGAAGATATCCCTAGCTTGCCCCTCATATGAATTATTACAGATGGAGGCGAAAAATCAACCCGGATCAACACAAAAAGATCCCATGAATGGGATCTTTTTGTGAAAGTACGTTGGGTTGTGGCGGGATGAAATAATACTTAAAACAAAATCATTCCGATTTAAACCATATAGAAAGGGATTTTACTTTTCCTCAGGTTCCATGGAGAAATAAAAGTATTGGGTATCCCCCTTGTTGAATCGGTCTGTGCAATCGATCCAGGTCATGCGGCTGAGCCGAAGATCCATTTCATGATTGATTGTCTCTTCAATCCTTCTCATCGTCTGGATGAATTCACCGAATGACAGGCTGAAATGGGCTGCTGCCTGCCTGTGAGGGGCATGTTTGACCAGGAGCTGCATGAACTCCTCTGATGTGGCAGACATGCTCGCATATTCATCCTCCAGGGCCGTGACGAACTCATACATGCTTCTCTCCGGTGCCGGCAGTGCCGCCACGATTTCCCTTCCGATGATTTCCATTAAATGCTCATTCATCCCAACCACTCCGATCGTCCTTACTTCATATTGTATTTTTTCATGAATCGTTCTGCGCGTCCATCCCTGTCGGTGAATTTTTCCCTGCCGGTATAGAATGGGTGACTGTCAGAGCTGATTTCTACCTTCAAGAGTGGATAGGTTTTCCCGTCTTCCCACTCCATGGTTTCATTCGACTGTTTTGTTGAGCCTGTCAGGAAGGTGAATCCGCTGTTTGTATCCATGAACAGGACCTCTCGATACTCTGGATGTATGTTCGTTTTCATGTTTCTTCCTCCTTACCAGCTTGATTTTTTGACGCCAGGGATCTGACCCTTATGTGCATATTCCCGGAAGGCAATCCGTGACATGTTGAATTTCCTCATATACGCCCGCGGTCTGCCGGTCACTTCACAGCGGCTTTTGAGCCTGGTGGGGGATGAATCCCTCGGCAGCTTGGCAAGGGCCGCAAAATCTCCCTTTTCTTTCAATTCCCTGCGGAGTTCCGCGTATCTTTCCACCATTTCACGGCGTTTCTTTTCTTTGACCACTTTTGACTTCTTGGCCATGTCTTCACCTCTATTTCTTATATTCGTCGAATCAACAAATCGTAATCATTACGCTTTATAACGTATGACTATATTAAACCACATCATTTTATGAAATGCAACCACCCTGCTTCGCACATGAAAAAGACCCCTTCCACTAAGAGAACGGGTCCATCTGCACAGGTCCATCAGTCATCAATGAACCAGCGAATCTTCATTTTCCAAGTATTCCTTCAGGGCATCCAGAATCAGGATCAAGTAAGAGGTCGAGTTTCCTCCCCGCTGGTCGATGAGGCGGATATCTTGTACAATCCGTTTGACTTCTTTCAATTCGAGCGTTTGGACAAGGATGTCGCTGACCTGTTCTGCTGAGTAGTTACCAAGATAGGTTTGCTTGAGGGTGGTGCGGCTTCTTCTGCAGAAGCTCTTCAGTAGCCTTCTAGCTTCATGTGCCTTGAGCGTTTCCATGTTTTCACCTCGCAAATGAAAATCGTATGTACCATAAAAAAAGCCTGCCAAAAAAGAATGGCAGGATTAAATGCTTGGCATTTAATGGTCATTCCTTTTCGGTAACCCGGCGATCGTAGTTTTTCCAAACCTTAGACCCGTGGCTTTGCGTCCCGGCCTTTCAACCGGTTTGCCTTTATCGAAGAAATTCGCTGGCTGGCTTTCCTATTACTAGGTATTAAAACAATTATACTAGAAAACGTAATGCTTGAAAACAGAGAGTTCATATATGTTCTAAAATAGACATTTTTTCACTCTGTGACCACTCTTTAGCAGGTACAAGCAACTACTTGAGGCTACTCCATCAACTTCGCAATCGGTTTTGATACGAAAAGGACGATGACCCCAAGGACAATCGTGACGATCCCGATCAAACCGAAGATATCGAAATATCCAAGAGACTGGGTATAAGTGGCGAGTACACTTGCCAGCTTATTGGCTACGGCAGAACTTGCAAGCCAAACGCCCATGAGTACCGACGTCAATTTGAGCGGAGACAGTCTGCTGACCATGGATAGGCCGACAGGTGAAATCATCAGTTCCGCCAATGTATGAAGGAAGTAGGTGAAAACCATGAACAGCATGTTCACCCTCACCTGTGAATCATCGCCGACCATCACAACAGCCGGGATCAGGACAAGGAATCCAAGTCCAACGGTGATGAGACCCATTCCCATTTTAGTCGGCGTCTTGAAATCACCGTTTTTCGTCTGGGAAAGCTTGAACCACAGCATGGACATGACAGGTGCCAGGAGCATGATGAACAGTGAGTTCAGTGACTGGAACCATTCTGTCGGAATAATGAAATCTCCGAGATGGCGGTCGATGTTTTCTTCTGTGAACAAGGTAAGTGAGCTTCCTGCCTGCTCAAATGCCGTCCAGAACGCGATGGTGATCACGGCCAGGATGACGATAGCAATCGTACGGCGCACTTCCTGCTTCGTCAGGGGTGCCTTGCTGACGGCCTGTGTGTGCTGCTGCACTTTCTTGGCAGACTCTTTGCCGATATCACCAAGGTATCTGTTCCCCAGCGCATTGAATAGCACCTGACCGACGACCATACCGATCGCGGCTGTCAGGAAGCCGTATCTGTAGTCCATGAGACCGACTACAAGTGGAGCGACGAACGCACCCAGGTTTACACCCATATAGAAGATGGTGAACGCGCCATCCCGTTTCGGGTCATTGATATGATAAAGCTCGCCGACAATGGTCGAGATATTCGGCTTGAAGAATCCGTTCCCGATGATCAAAAGGGCAAGACCCAAGTAAAGGGCTCCCATGCTTTGATGAAGGAAGATCGAGAAGTTCCCGAGTGCCATGAGGACTCCACCGATGGTGATGGCCGTCCGCCTCGGCAGGAACCGGTCCGTTAGATAACCCCCGATGATCGGGGTGAGATATACCGCAGAGGTGAACGTACCGTACAAACTGATGGCGGTCGTCTTATCGGTGCCCAATCCTCCGTTGACGGCTGTAGCAGTAAGATAAAGAACAAGGATGGCCCTCATCCCATAATAACTGAATCGTTCCCACGCTTCTGTTGCAAATAGAAGATAAAGTCCAGGAGGATGCTTCTTTCTGAACTCCGTTGACTGCTCTTGATGAATGTTTGCTTCCACGATGATGAATCCTCCTTTGAAACTGTAAAACACGAACTCTGCACATATAGCAGAAAACGCAGACCGGCGCCCTGAGGCAGCCAGTGAGACTTTTTGAAATTGAAAGAAAATAACCTAGCTGCGAGGGGGTATTTATTCATTTTAATGAATGTTTATAATAATTGTCAAACATATATTATGAATTCATAATATTAAATTAATAATAGTTAGGTTAGTTATCTATTATTTAACACATATTCCGGTATTATCCTTACGTAATGATGAAATGATTGAGGAATTCTTTTTAAAAGAGTGAAACTTTCAGTGGGTTTTTGCGTACGTATTAGTAGGGAAGCCTGGAAGATACCCGAAAAAACAGCATAAAAAAAACACCCCCTCCGATTGGAAGGGATGCTTGGGAATTAAAATTAGAAGTTGATGTATTGACGCGGGTTGACAGCATTGGATTTCGCTGCGTTCCAAGGTCCTGCGTGAAGCTCGAAGTGCAGATGCTGACCGAATGAGTAACCTGTGTCACCCATGTATCCGATCTGCTGTCCTTTTTTGACCGATTGACCATTACCCACAAGTGCAGAAGACATATGAGCATATACAGTGGTGAAGGTTTTACCGTTGATGGAGTGAGTCATGTACACAACGTTACCGTAGCTTGAGCTGTACTCACTGCGGATGACGATTCCATCAGCTGCTGCAACGATCGGAACACTTCCGCGGGCGGCAACATCGATACCCCAGTGCATACGTGGCTTGCCGTTCAGGATATCTGTACCAAAGTTTGTTGTGATGGCTCCAGATGCCGGACGAGTCCATGCACCTGAGCTAACTGTTGGTGCTGGTGCGGCTGCAGCCGATTTAGCTGGTGCTGAAGAGGCTGATGCAGATGATGAGCTGCTGCTTGCACTTGACTGAGCTGCTGCCTGCTCTGCTGCACGTTTCTTGGCTGCTTCAGCTTCCTGACGCTTACGCTCTTCTTCTTGCTTACGAGCAAGTTCTGCAAGACGCTCTTGTTCAGCCTGGATTTCACCTTCGATGCTCTTTTCACGCTTGGAAAGCTCATCTGATTCTTGTTGAAGGTCAGCTTTTTCAACTTCCAATGATTTCTGTTGTTTTTCAAGCTGCTTGAACAATGAAGCTTTTTCAGCTTTTTGGCTGTCCAGTTCTTTTTTCAAGGTTTGAAGGCTCGCTTTATCCTTTTCAAGAGATGCAAGCTTCTCTTCTACCTGTTTTTGTTTCTTTTCAAGTTCTGCTTGATCACGTTTTTGCTCGTCCATGATCTTTTTGTCCGCACTTACAATTGTGTTGACTGCTGTTACACGGTTGACGAAGTCTCCGAAGCTATCAGCTCCAAGAAGGACGTCTACATAGTTGGCTGAGCCGCCTTTTTCCTGGATGGCACGCGCACGCTCTTTCAGAAGTTCATTACGCTCTTCGATCTTCTGTTTCAATACCTCAATCTCTTCTTTTAGCTTATTGATTTTGGCGGTCGTATCATCGATTTCTTTCTCTTTGTCTTTGATCTTTGATTCTGTATCATTCAGCTGTTTACCAAGGACATCGATCTGTTCTTGGATATCTTTCTGTTTGCTGATGTTATCATTGATCTCAGACTTCTTTGAATCGATTTTACCGTTGACTTCCTCTTTCTTTGAAGAAACGTCATCCTGTTGCTTCTTCAGATCGTCCACTGAAGAGTGGGCGCTTGCAGAGGTGCCAAGACCTCCGATTGTCAATACTGCTGCGATGGATAATGAGACGAAATACTTCCTGTTCAAGCGGCATGCTCCTTTCAGCTTCTATCAACCTATCAAATTTTACACTCTCAAGAATTTACGTACGGACATGAAGCTTCCCCATGCCCCGATGAGACAACCCATCAATAGGATCAATCCGTTTACCTGGTAGATGAACGGGGTAAAATCTAATACCTGAATAAAGTGACCTTGTAGTTTTGGTTTAATAAACTCATATGCGTAGTAATAGCCTGTTGTAACAAGAGCAATCGGGATAATAGAACCGAGGATTCCGAGCCAAAGCCCTTCCAGTATGAATGGCCAGCGTACGAACCAGTTGGTTGCACCGACCAGTTTCATTATCTCGATTTCTCTTCTTCTGGCAACAATCGTAATCTTGATGGTATTCGAGATGAGGAACATCGCCGTGAATAGTAGTCCGATGATGAGGACGAGCCCCACGTTCCTGCTCATTTCCAATACATTGAATAACTTCTCTACTTTCGCTTCCCCGTACAAGGCTTCATCGACGTGATCATACGTGCTGATCTCTTTTGCGATTTTACCGGTTTCGACTGGGTTGGTCGCTTTTACTACATATACATCGGATAGTGGATTATCCTGTTCAAAGAGTCGGAAGTCATCTCCCATATCCTTGACAAGGTTCTTGAGTTCATCTTCTTTGGAAGAATACTCGATCGATTCCACTCCGTTGAGTTTTTCAATCTTATCATTGATTTCCTGTGACTGTTCTTTTGTCGTCCCGATATCAAGGAGTACCCGTACTTCTACGTCTTTCTCGATATCTGTCGCGACTTTGTTCATATTGAGCATCAGTACGACGAATACTCCTACCAACAGGAGCGTCACCGTCACTGCACTGACCGATGCAAAGGTCATCCAGCCGTTACGTCCGATACTCTTGAAACTTTCCCTGAAATGCCGGCCATACGTTCTAGCTTTCATAACCGTAGTCACCTCGCTGTTCGTCTCGCACGATCCTGCCGTTTTCGATGGCAATGACACGGTGCTTGATTGTATTTACGATTTCCCGGTTATGAGTAGCCATGATGACCGTAGTCCCACGGTTGCTGATTTCTTCAAATATATTCATGATGTCCCAAGAAGTCTCTGGATCGAGGTTCCCGGTCGGCTCATCGGCAATGACCAGCTGCGGGGTGTTGACGATGGATCGTGCAATCGATACCCTTTGCTGTTCCCCTCCGGACAATTCATCCGGCAGCATCCTTGCCTTGTGTTTGAGTCCCACGAGATCCAACACTTCCATCACACGCTTCTTGATGTTCTTAGGGTGCTCTTCGATTACTTCTAATGCGAAGGCTACATTCTCGTATACGTTCATCTTTGGAAGCAGTTTGAAGTCCTGGAAGACCACTCCGACATTCCTTCTGAGGAATGGAACCCTACCATTTTTCAGCTTCGCCAGATTAATACCGTTTACGACGATATCGCCCTTGGTCGGTTTCTCTTCGCGGTACATCATCTTAATGAAGGTCGACTTACCGGCCCCACTTGGTCCGACGACATAAACAAACTCTCCTTGTTTGATGTTGACGTTGAACCCGTTCGCAGCCATGACCCCATTGGAGTACTGCTTATATACGTCTTTCATTTCGATCATTCAATCACCTAATTTTTTATGTAGTTCCCCTCTTGGCTGTCGGTCATATGTACACGCAGGGATGATTCTGTTCTGTTCTCCCATTTTGGTGAAAAAACTCGAATCGTGCTCCCGAAAATTATTATAACATCACTTCTTTCGATGTTAAGGAAAAAAATTATTACAGTTTCGTTTCAAGAAAAGGGTAAATGTGTAATATATCCCTTTTTTCACGTGGTTTTTGAAGGGTTTTCATGAGTTTGATAGGAGGAATTGACTAGTACCTGGTAATAATGACTGATCATGATACCTGAAGGGGTTAAGGGGATAAACGTTGATAGATAAGAGGTTTACTATAGTAGAGTTGGTTATAAAAAAGGGAATATTCTGACGAATAATAGGGGAGGTCAAGTTGTTTCGAGGTTTGTAATCTAATCTTAAAGAAAGGATTGGGGTAAGAAGAATCCACTGGGGATCCTTCTTGATGTTGCGTTATTTTTTGTTGGAAAGCCACTCGGCAACGGCATCCGCCTCTTCACCTTTTATCAGGTTCTTCGGCATTTGGCCTTTTCCATTTTCAATGACGTGAAGGATTTCATCCTTACTGAGCCTTTCGCCTACGTTATTGAGGGCCGGACCCATGCCGCCTTCAAGGTTGCCGCCATGACAGCTTGTACACTTGTTGTTTACGATCTTCTCGGGATCTACCTGACCGGTACTTGTTTCCGTACTTTCGTCATTGCCACAAGCAGCGAGGACAAGTGAAGCGCCAAGGAGGGCACCAATGAGTTTCTTCTTCATCCATTCTCCCCCTAGGAATAATTTAGTGAGGTTCACTTCCCCATTATACGATCATTATACCAGCGTTAGACCCGTTTGAAACCTTCCCCGAGGACCTCTGAAGCATCCATGGTGACGACAAATGCTGATGGATCAATGGTTTTAACCAGTTGTTTCAGTTTTGTGAATTCCGTTTGATCGACGACGACCATAAGGATCGGGCGTTCATCATCGGTATAACCACCGTATGCTGATAGTTTTGTCACACCGCGATCAATCTTATGCAGGATCCCTTCACGGATCTCTTCCTGTTTGTTCGTAATGACCAGCGCCATCTTCGACCGGCTGATGCCGACTTGGACGAGGTCGATGGTCTTGCTTGTCACGTATAGTCCGATGAGGGCGTAGAGACCACGCTCGATATCGAAGACGATGGCCGCCGAAAGGACGATCATCCCGTCGATGAGGGCTACACATGTACCAAGGGAAAGACCGGTAAACTTATTGACGATCTGAGCTGCCAGATCGGTCCCTCCAGTAGATGCTTTCCCCCTGAAGACGATTCCTAAACCTAACCCGACTCCGATTCCACCAAAAAGTGCACCCAGGAGCGGATCCGTGGTCCACGGTTCCCAGTCCTCCGTTAAGAAGACAACTAATGGAAGAAAAATGGTTCCAATCGCTGTTTTAACACCGAACTGAAGTCCAAGGAAAATCAAGCCGGCAATGAATAAGGGAATATTGAACGCCCATTGCACGTAGGCAGGCTTCCAGTCGAGGACCCCTTTCAGGATCGTGGAAATTCCGCTTACTCCTCCGGAAGCGACTTCATTCGGCAATAGGAACACATTGAAGGCAATGGCCACGATGGCCGAGCCGATGATCACAAATACATATTCAAGCCATTTCTCACGGACGGGATCCAAATCCCGCCTTCTCCCCTTCAGTACCATGTATCTCCGACTCCTTTTTATCCGTTACGTTAGTATGAGTACTCTGAACGCTTTACATGCAGGGGATGGATCCCCTCCATATCAACCTTTGAGAGTATAGCATGGGGTCGGGGCGGTGTAAATGACAGTCCAATGCCGTATTAAAGTGGTAGTGCAGCAGGATGAAAAAAGCCGATCCCTCTTTGGGACCGGCCTCTGTCTTATTGGATTTTCGAACGCAGGTACGCGTTGATGAACGGATCAAGATCTCCGTCCATGACCCCTTGAACATTTCCTGATTCCGTATTCGTACGGTGATCTTTCACCATGGAGTACGGATGGAATACGTACGAACGGATCTGGCTTCCCCATCCGATCTCTTTCTGCTCTCCGCGGATCTCGGCAAGCTCTTGCTCCTGCTCTTCGATCCTGCGCTGATAAAGCTTCGCTTTCAGCATCTTCATGGCTGATTCACGGTTCTTGATCTGTGAACGCTCGGACTGGCAGGTCACGACGACGTTCGTCGGAAGATGCGTGATCCGCACAGCGGAGTCGGTCGTATTGATATGCTGACCACCGGCACCACTTGCACGGTACGTATCGATCTTCAGATCCTCGGTACGGATTTCAATGTTGATTTCTTCATTGAACTCCGGCATGACCTCACATGACACAAAGGACGTGTGACGGCGGCCTGACGAATCGAACGGCGAGATACGGACCAGACGGTGAACGCCTTTTTCCGCTTTCAGATAGCCGTAGGCGTTATGCCCCTTGATGCTGAGCGTGACGCTCTTGATTCCGGCTTCATCGCCTGGAAGATAATCCAGGGTTTCCACTTTGAATCCGCGTTTCTCTGCCCAGCGCGTGTACATACGGAGAAGCATGGAGCCCCAGTCCTGTGACTCGGTACCACCAGCACCCGGATGAAGCTCGAGGATGGCATTGTTCTTATCATGTTCTTCACTCAATAGAAGCTGAAGTTCGTAGTCGTTCAAACGGGTGATGAGCTCTTCAAGCTCGCCTTCAAGCTCCTGTTGAAGCTCTGCATCCGGCTCTTCCTTCAATAGTTCGAGGGTCAGCTCGAGATTCTCATGAGATTCAAGGAGTGCCTTGTATTCATTCACGAGATCTTTCAGGCCGTTCCCTTCATTGATCAAGCCTTGTGCTTTCTGCTGGTCATCCCAAAAATCGGGTTGGACCATGATTTCATCGAGCTCCTGGATTCGTGCCTCTTTGTTTTCTAAGTCAAAGAGACCCCCTGAAGTCCGCTAATGTCTTAGCTGATTTTTCTAACTCTGATCGAATTTCTGCATGTTCCATTTTATTCACCTCAAGTAGTATTTGGGTCCTTCTTTTCAGAAAAGTACCCGGAGCAAGGCTCCAGGCAGTTTTTCTCTTATCCGGTTATCCCATGGCAATGCTTATATTTCTTCCCGCTTCCGCATGGGCATGGATCATTTCGTCCGATGCTTTCTTTGCGGCGGAGCGGCTTCCTTTTCGCCTTCTCACCGTCTTCCTTCGGGTTGACGGCCTGGCCTTTGGCCACTTCCTGGCGCTCAAGGTTGTTTTTGATTTCAGCCTTCATGATGTATTTCGCGACATCTTCCTCGATGGAGATGATCATGTTTTCGAACATGGCGAATCCTTCATGCTGGTATTCACGAAGCGGATCGGTCTGACCGTACGCACGGAGGTGGATACCTTGTCTGAGCTGATCCATGGCATCGATATGATCGATCCACTTTTGATCGACAGCGCGGAGAAGGATGACTTTCTCGAACTCACGCATCTGTTCTTCAGACATCTCGGCTTCTTTTTCATTAAGCTGGTGGTGGACATCCTGGAAGATGATGTCGACGATCTCTTCCGGCTCTTTGCCACGTAGCTCGTTTTCATTCACTTCACCTTCAGGGAGCAGGTTCGCATTGACGTAATCAATGAGACCTTGAAGGTTCCAGTTTTCCATCTCTTCTTCCTGCGTATGGGCAGCCACCTGACGCTCAATGACCGATTTGATCATGCCGTCCACGATGTCGCGGAGGTTTTCGGAATCGATGACTTCATAACGCTGCTTGTAGATGATCTCACGCTGCTGGCGAAGGACATCATCATATTGAAGGAGCTGCTTACGGGCATCGAAGTTATTCCCCTCGACCCGTTTCTGGGCGGACTCAACGGCACGGCTGACCATCTTGCTTTGGATCGGCTGCGTATCATCCATCCCGAGGCGCTCCATCATGCTC from Rossellomorea marisflavi includes the following:
- a CDS encoding peroxiredoxin family protein translates to MNKRILSLALIGVLIAIFLVNFVRHQQDQKEKEAAAQLASESMDLSDVEKGLSKGDQPPDFTLTTLEGKEVRLSDYKGQKVILNFWATWCPPCKAEMPHMEDYYQEEPDAEILAVNLTSQEHVDGAAQKFVDGYKITFPVLLDEDGAVGDAYSIITIPTTFMIDSKGIIQHKILGPMNQEMMKEMVEGMN
- a CDS encoding class I SAM-dependent methyltransferase; protein product: MAAETKPITPEELLDLLKLNERDHVADLGCGTGFLTIPIARIVNTDVHAVDLDRGALEELKRRADEMRVENILYEHMSLEYIHFSQNTLHKVITRFVLHELPNLVKVIQDLRDMLRDDGLWLIIETEALPQEDRLPSDDLMRKLQSAGYEVEKGYLRETIYYLIARKAVRRPGV
- a CDS encoding type B 50S ribosomal protein L31, with the translated sequence MKTNIHPEYREVLFMDTNSGFTFLTGSTKQSNETMEWEDGKTYPLLKVEISSDSHPFYTGREKFTDRDGRAERFMKKYNMK
- the rpsN gene encoding 30S ribosomal protein S14 translates to MAKKSKVVKEKKRREMVERYAELRRELKEKGDFAALAKLPRDSSPTRLKSRCEVTGRPRAYMRKFNMSRIAFREYAHKGQIPGVKKSSW
- a CDS encoding peptide MFS transporter produces the protein MEANIHQEQSTEFRKKHPPGLYLLFATEAWERFSYYGMRAILVLYLTATAVNGGLGTDKTTAISLYGTFTSAVYLTPIIGGYLTDRFLPRRTAITIGGVLMALGNFSIFLHQSMGALYLGLALLIIGNGFFKPNISTIVGELYHINDPKRDGAFTIFYMGVNLGAFVAPLVVGLMDYRYGFLTAAIGMVVGQVLFNALGNRYLGDIGKESAKKVQQHTQAVSKAPLTKQEVRRTIAIVILAVITIAFWTAFEQAGSSLTLFTEENIDRHLGDFIIPTEWFQSLNSLFIMLLAPVMSMLWFKLSQTKNGDFKTPTKMGMGLITVGLGFLVLIPAVVMVGDDSQVRVNMLFMVFTYFLHTLAELMISPVGLSMVSRLSPLKLTSVLMGVWLASSAVANKLASVLATYTQSLGYFDIFGLIGIVTIVLGVIVLFVSKPIAKLME
- a CDS encoding murein hydrolase activator EnvC family protein: MNRKYFVSLSIAAVLTIGGLGTSASAHSSVDDLKKQQDDVSSKKEEVNGKIDSKKSEINDNISKQKDIQEQIDVLGKQLNDTESKIKDKEKEIDDTTAKINKLKEEIEVLKQKIEERNELLKERARAIQEKGGSANYVDVLLGADSFGDFVNRVTAVNTIVSADKKIMDEQKRDQAELEKKQKQVEEKLASLEKDKASLQTLKKELDSQKAEKASLFKQLEKQQKSLEVEKADLQQESDELSKREKSIEGEIQAEQERLAELARKQEEERKRQEAEAAKKRAAEQAAAQSSASSSSSSASASSAPAKSAAAAPAPTVSSGAWTRPASGAITTNFGTDILNGKPRMHWGIDVAARGSVPIVAAADGIVIRSEYSSSYGNVVYMTHSINGKTFTTVYAHMSSALVGNGQSVKKGQQIGYMGDTGYSFGQHLHFELHAGPWNAAKSNAVNPRQYINF
- the ftsX gene encoding permease-like cell division protein FtsX, coding for MKARTYGRHFRESFKSIGRNGWMTFASVSAVTVTLLLVGVFVVLMLNMNKVATDIEKDVEVRVLLDIGTTKEQSQEINDKIEKLNGVESIEYSSKEDELKNLVKDMGDDFRLFEQDNPLSDVYVVKATNPVETGKIAKEISTYDHVDEALYGEAKVEKLFNVLEMSRNVGLVLIIGLLFTAMFLISNTIKITIVARRREIEIMKLVGATNWFVRWPFILEGLWLGILGSIIPIALVTTGYYYAYEFIKPKLQGHFIQVLDFTPFIYQVNGLILLMGCLIGAWGSFMSVRKFLRV
- the ftsE gene encoding cell division ATP-binding protein FtsE, producing MIEMKDVYKQYSNGVMAANGFNVNIKQGEFVYVVGPSGAGKSTFIKMMYREEKPTKGDIVVNGINLAKLKNGRVPFLRRNVGVVFQDFKLLPKMNVYENVAFALEVIEEHPKNIKKRVMEVLDLVGLKHKARMLPDELSGGEQQRVSIARSIVNTPQLVIADEPTGNLDPETSWDIMNIFEEISNRGTTVIMATHNREIVNTIKHRVIAIENGRIVRDEQRGDYGYES
- the cccB gene encoding cytochrome c551, whose amino-acid sequence is MKKKLIGALLGASLVLAACGNDESTETSTGQVDPEKIVNNKCTSCHGGNLEGGMGPALNNVGERLSKDEILHVIENGKGQMPKNLIKGEEADAVAEWLSNKK
- a CDS encoding YitT family protein, producing MVLKGRRRDLDPVREKWLEYVFVIIGSAIVAIAFNVFLLPNEVASGGVSGISTILKGVLDWKPAYVQWAFNIPLFIAGLIFLGLQFGVKTAIGTIFLPLVVFLTEDWEPWTTDPLLGALFGGIGVGLGLGIVFRGKASTGGTDLAAQIVNKFTGLSLGTCVALIDGMIVLSAAIVFDIERGLYALIGLYVTSKTIDLVQVGISRSKMALVITNKQEEIREGILHKIDRGVTKLSAYGGYTDDERPILMVVVDQTEFTKLKQLVKTIDPSAFVVTMDASEVLGEGFKRV
- the prfB gene encoding peptide chain release factor 2 (programmed frameshift); translation: MEHAEIRSELEKSAKTLADFRGSLDLENKEARIQELDEIMVQPDFWDDQQKAQGLINEGNGLKDLVNEYKALLESHENLELTLELLKEEPDAELQQELEGELEELITRLNDYELQLLLSEEHDKNNAILELHPGAGGTESQDWGSMLLRMYTRWAEKRGFKVETLDYLPGDEAGIKSVTLSIKGHNAYGYLKAEKGVHRLVRISPFDSSGRRHTSFVSCEVMPEFNEEINIEIRTEDLKIDTYRASGAGGQHINTTDSAVRITHLPTNVVVTCQSERSQIKNRESAMKMLKAKLYQRRIEEQEQELAEIRGEQKEIGWGSQIRSYVFHPYSMVKDHRTNTESGNVQGVMDGDLDPFINAYLRSKIQ